One genomic region from Haloprofundus salinisoli encodes:
- a CDS encoding ribonuclease H: MAAHRRSSLRNLFDQSPTPHIAHPPRTHHREFYVATDGSYRPDGGGLGAVIETRDGVRVARVSLPDVVPNNNVAEYRALHLGLDVLAARAPKTASVGVLIDHDDLAANVNAATLAAADPSWNPAGTPPIPDGSENHWRGILARISGFADLRAARIDSRENPAHVLANTPTEYVHVNHEPDRCVLPEPLETSNAVGDGVLPPSRAERPAGD, encoded by the coding sequence ATGGCCGCACACCGTCGGTCATCGCTCAGGAATCTGTTCGACCAGTCACCCACCCCGCACATCGCGCATCCCCCGCGGACCCACCACCGTGAGTTCTACGTTGCGACCGACGGGTCGTATCGTCCCGACGGCGGCGGACTCGGGGCCGTCATCGAGACGCGCGACGGCGTGCGGGTCGCCCGCGTTTCGCTCCCCGACGTCGTCCCCAACAACAACGTCGCCGAGTATCGCGCACTCCACCTCGGCTTGGACGTGTTGGCCGCTCGCGCACCCAAGACCGCGAGCGTCGGCGTACTCATCGACCACGACGACCTGGCGGCGAACGTCAACGCCGCGACGCTCGCCGCCGCCGACCCGTCGTGGAACCCCGCCGGGACGCCGCCGATTCCGGACGGGAGCGAGAACCACTGGCGCGGCATCCTCGCGCGCATCTCGGGGTTCGCCGACCTCCGCGCGGCGCGCATCGACAGCCGCGAGAATCCCGCCCATGTGCTGGCGAACACACCCACCGAGTACGTACACGTGAACCACGAACCCGACCGGTGCGTGCTCCCCGAACCGCTGGAGACCTCGAACGCCGTCGGCGACGGGGTCCTGCCGCCGTCGCGGGCCGAGCGCCCCGCCGGCGACTGA
- the cysE gene encoding serine O-acetyltransferase, whose translation MPSPWTRLREDLRAALENDPAALSRTEVLLTYSGVHALWMHRLAHALWNAHLHLPARLLSHLSRFLTGVELHPAATIGRRVFIDHGMGVVVGETAEIGDDVVLYHGVTLGGNSMRRTKRHPTVEDGAVLGANATLIGPLTVGENARVGAGSVVVDDVPPETSVAGNPARALGDGADTDDSRGSGTATDVDDVDGR comes from the coding sequence ATGCCGTCACCGTGGACACGACTCCGGGAAGACCTACGCGCCGCACTTGAGAACGACCCCGCTGCGCTGAGTCGCACGGAAGTGCTACTGACGTACTCCGGAGTCCACGCGCTGTGGATGCACCGGCTCGCGCACGCGCTGTGGAACGCACACCTACACCTTCCTGCTCGTCTGCTCTCGCATCTCTCGCGGTTTCTCACCGGCGTCGAACTCCACCCGGCGGCGACGATCGGTCGGCGGGTGTTCATCGACCACGGGATGGGCGTCGTCGTCGGCGAGACGGCCGAAATCGGCGACGACGTCGTGCTCTACCACGGCGTCACGCTCGGCGGCAACTCGATGCGCCGGACGAAACGCCACCCGACCGTCGAGGACGGTGCCGTCTTGGGCGCGAACGCGACGCTCATCGGGCCGCTCACCGTCGGTGAGAACGCCCGCGTCGGGGCCGGTTCCGTCGTCGTCGACGACGTCCCCCCCGAGACGTCCGTCGCCGGGAACCCCGCCCGAGCGCTGGGAGATGGGGCGGACACCGACGACAGCCGAGGCTCGGGGACGGCCACGGACGTCGACGACGTCGACGGTCGCTAA
- a CDS encoding twin-arginine translocase subunit TatC has product MVLETDHARELGPRGSGVLLRIARAQARELALLFSVAVALTLAAFRATGVDLQKAALGVYASAGTTLPTDSLVSLGVELQVAALAGVGVSGAALLWRARAETRPHGARTRRLYLLSAGLCLLGVVLGAVLVVPALLELLKFGVLRSGFVPAYRPYWLAEVALFLPIAVGVALSLPPLMVALVSDGIVSSTVLHRDWGFVLLGVLGYASLYSPPDSVTFVVYGGVLLGGYVAGLAVLTFG; this is encoded by the coding sequence ATGGTCCTCGAAACAGATCACGCGCGGGAGCTTGGACCCAGAGGGAGTGGCGTCCTTCTGCGGATTGCCCGCGCGCAGGCACGCGAACTCGCCCTCCTGTTTTCCGTCGCCGTCGCGCTGACACTCGCCGCGTTTCGAGCCACCGGCGTCGACCTCCAGAAGGCCGCACTCGGCGTCTACGCATCCGCCGGAACGACGCTCCCGACCGACTCGTTGGTCTCGCTCGGCGTCGAACTACAGGTCGCAGCGCTCGCGGGCGTCGGCGTTTCCGGGGCGGCGCTTCTCTGGCGAGCACGCGCTGAGACTCGTCCGCACGGCGCGCGGACGAGACGGTTGTATCTCCTGTCAGCGGGACTCTGTCTGCTCGGCGTCGTCCTCGGCGCGGTGCTCGTCGTTCCCGCACTGCTGGAACTGCTCAAGTTCGGCGTCCTCAGAAGCGGGTTCGTCCCGGCGTACCGCCCGTACTGGCTGGCGGAGGTGGCGCTGTTTCTACCCATCGCCGTCGGCGTCGCCCTCTCGCTACCGCCGCTGATGGTCGCACTCGTGAGCGACGGCATCGTCTCTTCGACGGTACTCCACAGAGACTGGGGGTTCGTCCTCCTCGGCGTACTCGGCTACGCCTCGCTGTACTCGCCGCCGGACTCGGTGACGTTCGTCGTCTACGGCGGCGTGCTTCTCGGCGGCTACGTCGCCGGGTTGGCCGTGTTGACGTTCGGGTGA
- a CDS encoding low molecular weight protein-tyrosine-phosphatase produces MTKTLLETLVSCVDCGTRRIETATRRRRLRFARSPEPLNGPQSIADLPASPTFLFLCLGNICRSPMAERYLERRAAEAGLTDLSIESAGLVDHGGRPSPETAVEVAREYGIDLTDHRSTVVDEDLLAESDAVFVMDVSNVTRLRRRHGTREGVYCLGAFGNTREFEISDPYGGDRASFRRVYGEVATAVDSLVSTYRVFRSRDTSAADGSVARTRECIEGSGR; encoded by the coding sequence ATGACCAAAACACTCCTCGAAACGCTGGTTAGCTGTGTCGACTGCGGAACGCGCCGTATCGAGACTGCTACCCGGCGACGACGACTGCGGTTCGCCCGGTCGCCGGAACCGCTGAACGGGCCGCAGTCGATAGCCGACCTTCCGGCGTCGCCGACGTTCCTGTTTCTCTGTCTGGGGAACATCTGCCGCAGTCCGATGGCGGAACGATATCTCGAACGACGCGCCGCCGAAGCGGGACTCACCGATCTGTCGATCGAATCCGCAGGACTCGTCGACCACGGCGGTCGTCCGAGTCCGGAGACGGCCGTCGAAGTCGCCCGGGAGTACGGCATCGACCTCACCGACCACCGGTCGACCGTCGTCGACGAGGACCTGCTGGCCGAAAGCGACGCGGTGTTCGTGATGGACGTCTCGAACGTCACGCGACTCCGCCGACGACACGGGACGCGGGAGGGCGTCTACTGCCTCGGCGCCTTCGGTAATACCCGCGAGTTCGAGATTTCCGACCCCTACGGCGGTGACCGCGCCTCCTTCCGCCGCGTGTACGGAGAGGTCGCTACGGCCGTCGACTCGCTGGTTTCGACCTATCGGGTGTTTCGCTCTCGGGACACGTCGGCGGCGGACGGGTCGGTCGCACGAACGCGGGAGTGCATAGAGGGGAGCGGGAGATAG
- a CDS encoding SPW repeat protein, translating into MSDRNRDNEYSQRERTETTDPDPNPNERGKWISALIALLGLWMLVESALFELAPGQLWNDVIVGVLLIAVGGYNYYRRGDEQLGNIAAASVAAVLGLWLVAAPFVLGVDAGATETANDLGFWNDIVVGLLALGLGAYSAYKARDRRQNVHRTAG; encoded by the coding sequence ATGAGCGACCGCAACAGAGACAACGAGTACAGTCAGCGCGAAAGAACAGAGACGACCGACCCCGACCCGAACCCGAACGAACGCGGTAAGTGGATCTCGGCACTTATCGCCCTCCTCGGGCTCTGGATGCTCGTCGAGTCGGCTCTATTCGAGCTCGCGCCGGGACAGCTTTGGAACGACGTCATCGTCGGGGTCCTCCTGATCGCCGTCGGCGGTTACAACTACTACCGTCGGGGTGACGAGCAACTTGGAAACATCGCCGCGGCCTCCGTCGCCGCGGTGCTCGGGCTGTGGCTCGTCGCAGCGCCGTTCGTCCTCGGGGTCGACGCGGGCGCGACCGAAACCGCGAACGATCTCGGATTCTGGAACGACATCGTCGTCGGCTTGCTCGCGCTCGGTCTCGGTGCCTACAGCGCGTACAAAGCACGGGACCGACGCCAGAACGTTCACAGAACGGCGGGCTAA
- a CDS encoding NADP-dependent malic enzyme gives MGLDDDAREYHRQSPPGKIEISTTKPTNTQRDLSLAYSPGVAAPCLDIAEDSNEAYNYTAKGNLVGVVSNGSAVLGLGNIGAQASKPVMEGKGVLFKRFADIDVFDIELDRADPDEIIECVSAMEPTFGGINLEDIKAPECFEIEERLREQMSIPVFHDDQHGTAIISGAALLNAAEIVEKDLSELDIVFSGAGASAIATARFYVSLGAKRENITMCDSSGIITVDRSDEVNEFKREFAADRPNGDLADAMEDADVFVGLSVADIVSQEMVRSMADNPVIFAMANPDPEITYEAAKDARDDTVIMATGRSDYPNQVNNVLGFPFIFRGALDVRATEINEEMKVAAADALAELARQDVPDAVVKAYGDQPLQFGSEYIIPKPLDPRVLFEVAPAVAQAAMTSGAARKDIDVTDYEERLEARLGKSREMMRVVLNKAKSNPKRVALAEGTDEKMIRAAYQIQEQGIAEPILLGDADTIRATAADLGLEFDTTIVDPAGEDHEQYGDRLHELRRRKGITRSEAGELIRRDSNYFGSVMVEQGDADALLTGLTHHYPSALRPPLQVIGTAEDADYAAGVYMLTFKNRVIFAADTTVNLDPTADVLAEVTKHTASLARRFNVEPRAAMLSYSNFGSVENEGTRKPRNAVDMLHDDPEVDFPVDGEMQADTAVVEDILEGTYDFTELDEPANVLIFPNLEAGNIGYKLLQRLGGAEAIGPMLVGMDKPVHVLQRGDEVKDIVNLAGVAVVDAQEE, from the coding sequence ATGGGGCTGGATGACGACGCACGGGAGTACCACCGGCAATCGCCTCCCGGCAAAATCGAAATTTCGACGACAAAGCCGACGAACACCCAACGCGACCTGAGCCTGGCGTACTCGCCGGGGGTCGCCGCGCCGTGTCTGGACATCGCTGAGGACTCGAACGAGGCGTACAACTACACGGCAAAGGGGAACCTCGTCGGCGTCGTCTCGAACGGCTCGGCCGTCCTCGGTCTCGGCAACATCGGCGCGCAGGCGTCGAAACCCGTTATGGAGGGCAAGGGCGTACTGTTCAAGCGCTTCGCCGACATCGACGTGTTCGACATCGAACTCGACCGCGCCGACCCCGACGAGATAATCGAGTGCGTCTCCGCGATGGAGCCGACGTTCGGCGGTATCAACCTCGAAGACATCAAAGCGCCGGAGTGCTTCGAGATCGAGGAGCGCCTCCGCGAGCAGATGTCGATCCCCGTCTTCCACGACGACCAGCACGGGACGGCCATCATCTCGGGGGCGGCGCTTCTGAACGCCGCGGAGATCGTCGAGAAAGACCTCTCCGAGCTCGACATCGTCTTCTCCGGGGCGGGCGCGAGCGCCATCGCCACCGCCCGCTTCTACGTCTCGCTCGGCGCGAAGCGCGAGAACATCACGATGTGTGACTCCTCGGGCATCATCACCGTCGACCGCTCCGACGAGGTCAACGAGTTCAAGCGCGAGTTCGCCGCCGACCGCCCGAACGGCGACCTCGCCGACGCGATGGAGGACGCAGACGTGTTCGTCGGCCTCTCGGTCGCCGACATCGTCTCTCAGGAGATGGTCCGGTCGATGGCCGACAACCCCGTCATCTTCGCGATGGCGAACCCCGACCCCGAGATCACCTACGAGGCGGCCAAAGACGCCCGCGACGACACCGTCATCATGGCGACGGGACGCTCCGACTACCCGAATCAGGTGAACAACGTGCTCGGCTTCCCGTTCATCTTCCGCGGCGCGCTCGACGTGCGGGCCACCGAGATCAACGAGGAGATGAAAGTCGCCGCCGCCGACGCGCTCGCGGAGCTGGCTCGACAGGACGTCCCCGACGCCGTGGTGAAGGCGTACGGCGACCAACCGCTGCAGTTCGGCTCGGAGTACATCATCCCGAAACCGCTCGACCCCCGCGTGCTGTTCGAGGTCGCCCCCGCCGTCGCGCAGGCCGCGATGACCAGCGGCGCGGCGCGGAAAGATATCGACGTGACCGACTACGAGGAGCGTCTCGAAGCCCGTCTCGGCAAGTCCCGGGAGATGATGCGCGTCGTGCTCAACAAGGCGAAATCGAACCCGAAGCGCGTCGCCCTCGCGGAGGGCACCGACGAGAAGATGATTCGCGCGGCGTACCAGATACAGGAGCAGGGAATCGCCGAACCCATCCTCCTCGGTGACGCCGACACCATCCGCGCGACCGCCGCGGACCTCGGCTTGGAGTTCGACACCACCATCGTCGACCCGGCGGGCGAGGACCACGAACAGTACGGCGACCGACTCCACGAACTCCGCAGACGCAAGGGTATCACCCGGAGCGAGGCGGGCGAACTCATTCGCCGTGACAGCAACTACTTCGGCAGCGTGATGGTCGAACAGGGCGACGCGGACGCGCTGCTCACCGGGCTCACGCACCACTACCCGAGTGCGCTGCGGCCGCCGCTGCAGGTTATCGGCACCGCCGAGGACGCCGACTACGCCGCCGGCGTGTACATGCTGACGTTCAAGAACCGCGTCATCTTCGCCGCCGACACGACAGTGAACCTCGACCCGACAGCGGACGTGCTCGCGGAGGTGACGAAACACACCGCGAGCCTCGCGCGGCGGTTCAACGTCGAACCGCGCGCAGCGATGCTGTCGTACTCGAACTTCGGCAGCGTCGAGAACGAAGGGACCCGAAAACCGCGCAACGCGGTGGACATGCTCCACGACGACCCCGAGGTCGATTTCCCCGTCGACGGCGAGATGCAGGCCGACACGGCCGTCGTCGAGGACATCCTCGAAGGCACTTACGACTTCACGGAGCTCGACGAGCCGGCGAACGTGCTCATCTTCCCGAACCTCGAAGCCGGGAACATCGGTTACAAACTGCTACAGCGCCTCGGCGGCGCGGAGGCCATCGGCCCGATGCTCGTCGGCATGGACAAACCTGTCCACGTGCTCCAGCGCGGTGACGAGGTAAAGGACATCGTGAACTTGGCTGGCGTGGCGGTCGTGGACGCGCAGGAAGAGTAA
- a CDS encoding DUF7544 domain-containing protein, with protein sequence MPWYAIDSIDDAIDSTRRFLFPFSLGRWLRLAVIVFFLGALSTGGTPPNFGGFGNAGDTPTQPQPTPSPDPTTGVDPGTLGQIALLVAGLFVLLVVLALLFGLVGDVMRFVFLDALRTDDVRIRGPFRRRLGKGVRLFAFKLLLTLAVNVPIIAGVLLFVLAFAAPELLSGVGVAPGIVTGLGAIGFVAVFALLAVVSIVLGLVVGLTNTFVTAVMLVDDVGVVEGWRRFWPTLRGEWKQYLVYLVMRAILGIGVGIVTSIVVAIPGLVIGAITVVVVIAIVSVFGATLSPATVVLGGLTLLAAFVAFLIVALPVGIVVQTYFRMYELIVLGRSNPSFALVTIPDDDSDENTGDEFGGGDGPGGPGGVGDDRTDDGRSAGDSTDEPTGYTTDESTGRSTGDSSSRRSTTDETPSAGGDEADADEEERDDDSGFRFGPDKR encoded by the coding sequence GTGCCCTGGTACGCAATCGATTCAATCGACGACGCGATAGATTCGACTCGTCGGTTCCTGTTCCCGTTCAGTCTCGGTCGGTGGCTCCGACTCGCAGTGATCGTGTTCTTCCTCGGTGCGTTGAGCACCGGCGGCACGCCGCCGAACTTCGGCGGCTTCGGCAACGCCGGCGACACGCCGACGCAGCCGCAGCCGACGCCCTCGCCGGACCCGACGACCGGAGTCGACCCCGGGACGCTCGGCCAGATAGCCCTTCTCGTCGCCGGGCTCTTCGTGCTACTCGTCGTTCTCGCCCTCCTGTTCGGTCTCGTCGGCGACGTGATGCGCTTCGTCTTCCTCGACGCCCTCCGCACCGACGACGTGCGCATCCGCGGCCCGTTCCGCCGCCGACTCGGTAAGGGGGTTCGGCTGTTCGCGTTCAAGTTGCTCCTCACGCTCGCGGTGAACGTCCCGATTATCGCCGGCGTGTTGCTCTTCGTCCTCGCGTTCGCCGCACCCGAGCTCCTATCGGGGGTCGGCGTCGCTCCGGGCATCGTCACCGGACTCGGCGCTATCGGATTCGTCGCAGTGTTCGCCCTCCTCGCGGTTGTAAGCATCGTTCTCGGCCTCGTCGTGGGGTTGACGAACACGTTCGTCACCGCCGTGATGCTCGTCGACGACGTCGGCGTCGTCGAAGGGTGGCGGCGCTTCTGGCCGACGCTGCGCGGCGAGTGGAAACAGTATCTCGTCTACCTCGTCATGCGAGCCATCCTCGGCATCGGTGTCGGTATCGTCACCAGTATCGTCGTCGCCATCCCCGGACTCGTCATCGGTGCGATCACCGTGGTCGTCGTCATCGCAATCGTGAGCGTGTTCGGTGCGACGCTCTCTCCGGCCACCGTCGTTCTGGGCGGACTGACGCTTCTGGCGGCGTTTGTGGCTTTCCTGATCGTTGCACTTCCGGTCGGAATCGTCGTCCAGACGTACTTCCGGATGTACGAACTCATCGTTCTCGGGCGCTCGAACCCGTCGTTCGCCCTCGTCACGATTCCGGACGACGACAGCGACGAAAACACCGGAGACGAGTTCGGCGGCGGAGACGGACCCGGCGGCCCCGGCGGAGTCGGCGACGACCGAACCGACGACGGGCGGTCCGCCGGCGACTCCACGGACGAACCCACAGGTTACACCACGGACGAATCCACAGGTCGCTCCACGGGCGACTCGTCGTCGCGGCGGTCGACGACCGACGAGACGCCGTCTGCGGGCGGCGACGAGGCCGACGCCGACGAGGAGGAGCGCGACGACGACTCGGGGTTCAGATTCGGTCCCGATAAACGCTGA
- a CDS encoding M24 family metallopeptidase has translation MSVSGTAEAVDSNRLDDRRRRLGEYLADTGLDAVWFARPNSFAWLTGGDNVVSATADLGVAAAGYVAPENGDANAGEFRVVTDNIEAPRLVDEELPDEFSVETGQWYESSLADSVADHSPENAAADFDVPGFESVDASALRQPLSKADVEAYRSLGRDTAAAVEQVCRQLESGDTEHEAASALRVTLSARGINAPVVLVGGAERAQSYRHYTPKLAELGDYALVSVTAERGGLHASTTRTVAFDPPEWLAERHEKATRVEATALAATRAVGREKGPASDVFGAVREAYDGVGFPDEWQKHHQGGAAGYDGREWFGSPTADDEVHLPMGYAWNPTIQGAKSEDTVLVTDDGFEVLTSTGQWPTREVEAVGYDATVERPDVLSL, from the coding sequence ATTAGCGTCAGCGGAACCGCGGAGGCGGTAGATTCCAATCGACTCGACGACCGGCGACGCCGGCTCGGCGAGTATCTCGCCGACACCGGTCTCGACGCCGTCTGGTTCGCCCGCCCGAACTCCTTTGCGTGGCTCACCGGCGGCGACAACGTCGTCAGCGCGACGGCCGACCTCGGCGTCGCCGCCGCGGGCTACGTCGCTCCCGAGAACGGAGACGCCAACGCCGGCGAGTTCCGCGTCGTCACCGACAACATCGAAGCGCCGCGCCTCGTCGACGAGGAACTCCCCGACGAGTTCTCGGTCGAGACGGGACAGTGGTACGAGTCGTCGCTCGCGGACTCGGTCGCCGACCACTCGCCGGAGAACGCGGCGGCGGACTTCGACGTGCCGGGGTTCGAATCGGTCGACGCCTCGGCGCTGCGACAACCGCTCTCCAAGGCGGACGTCGAGGCGTATCGAAGCCTCGGCCGCGACACCGCCGCGGCCGTCGAGCAGGTCTGTCGCCAGCTGGAATCCGGCGACACCGAGCACGAGGCGGCGTCGGCGCTGCGCGTGACGCTCTCGGCGCGCGGCATCAACGCGCCCGTCGTCCTCGTCGGCGGGGCCGAGCGCGCGCAGTCGTATCGCCACTACACGCCGAAACTCGCCGAACTCGGCGACTACGCGCTCGTCTCGGTGACGGCCGAACGGGGCGGCTTGCACGCCAGCACGACCCGAACCGTCGCGTTCGACCCGCCGGAGTGGCTGGCGGAGCGACACGAGAAGGCGACGCGAGTCGAAGCGACGGCGCTGGCGGCGACGCGAGCAGTCGGACGCGAGAAGGGACCGGCCTCGGACGTCTTCGGTGCGGTTCGAGAGGCGTACGACGGCGTCGGCTTCCCCGACGAGTGGCAAAAACACCACCAAGGAGGCGCGGCGGGCTACGACGGACGCGAGTGGTTCGGGTCGCCGACGGCCGACGACGAGGTCCATCTCCCGATGGGGTACGCCTGGAACCCGACGATTCAGGGCGCGAAAAGCGAGGACACCGTACTCGTCACCGACGACGGGTTCGAGGTGCTCACGAGCACCGGACAGTGGCCGACCCGGGAGGTCGAGGCCGTGGGGTACGACGCGACGGTCGAACGGCCCGACGTCTTGTCGCTGTAG
- a CDS encoding COX15/CtaA family protein yields MMLGIYTAATGSGLACSAQWPLCDNGLLPQTIPSFIEWFHRLVAMIVGFQILGTTVWAWRRGAKRSVKLPMTLALVVLPLQVSIGAVTVTLSGLIPNGYSVPTQAAHFVVALTIFTALTFGTLRAYDGQFRRSALERVNLALPAALVLVVFAALTSRVWDLFPYGSTTQPLFIGSTLAAIAALVAALVWVTQASETQTSLTRLRPLVVTAVGLLVLIALLGRDLVIYTPLIRDLNALLFALAALSIAAATWLARRVDAAEQATTHSVSGD; encoded by the coding sequence ATGATGTTGGGCATCTACACCGCCGCGACCGGGTCCGGACTCGCCTGTTCGGCGCAGTGGCCGCTGTGCGACAACGGACTGCTGCCGCAGACGATTCCGAGTTTCATCGAGTGGTTCCACCGCCTCGTCGCGATGATCGTCGGCTTCCAAATCCTCGGAACGACCGTCTGGGCGTGGAGACGCGGCGCGAAGCGGAGCGTCAAACTCCCGATGACGCTCGCGCTCGTCGTCCTCCCCCTCCAGGTGAGCATCGGCGCGGTGACGGTGACGCTCTCGGGACTGATTCCGAACGGCTACTCGGTGCCGACGCAGGCGGCGCACTTCGTCGTCGCGCTGACCATCTTCACCGCGCTGACGTTCGGTACGCTCCGCGCGTACGACGGGCAGTTCCGGCGGTCGGCGCTCGAACGAGTGAACCTCGCGCTTCCGGCGGCGCTGGTGCTCGTCGTCTTCGCGGCGCTGACGAGTCGGGTCTGGGACCTCTTCCCGTACGGTTCGACGACCCAACCGCTTTTCATCGGGTCGACGCTCGCCGCCATCGCGGCGCTCGTCGCGGCACTGGTGTGGGTTACGCAGGCGTCGGAGACGCAGACGTCGCTGACGCGTCTCCGTCCGCTCGTCGTCACCGCCGTCGGTCTGCTCGTCCTCATCGCCTTGCTCGGTCGTGATCTCGTCATTTACACGCCGCTCATCCGCGACCTGAACGCGCTGCTGTTCGCCCTTGCGGCGCTCAGCATCGCCGCCGCGACGTGGCTCGCACGGCGGGTCGACGCCGCCGAACAGGCGACCACGCACAGCGTCAGCGGCGATTGA
- a CDS encoding basic amino acid ABC transporter substrate-binding protein, with amino-acid sequence MKSNRQSGVSRRTYLKLAGAGSVAGLTVTAGCSVDTGGDGGGDGGNGGDGGSGGSGNDTGTEGGDSAGSMEIVPGTAPGFPPFEFKDESGELVGFDIDLLEAVVEETDYTLGDWQEFEFDSLIPALQNDRIDVIAAAMTITEDRQQTIAFSDPYYNADQAILVAGGGDFNPQSLDDLAGQTVGAQEGTTGAGVIENELVADGDIQQSNFRTYGNYVLAVQDLENGNVDALVIDQPVAQTFADQRNVEIAFVYETGERYGFGLRQNESDVQSALNEGLQAVRDSGRYEEIRNEWFGGSGEGASGNESTGNDSSGNATGTSSNSSAVGE; translated from the coding sequence ATGAAGTCAAACCGTCAGTCTGGCGTCAGTCGTCGGACGTATCTGAAGTTGGCCGGAGCAGGGAGCGTCGCGGGACTCACCGTAACCGCCGGATGCAGCGTCGACACCGGCGGAGACGGCGGTGGAGACGGTGGCAACGGCGGCGACGGCGGCAGTGGCGGCTCCGGTAACGACACCGGAACCGAGGGCGGAGACAGCGCGGGGAGCATGGAAATCGTCCCCGGCACTGCGCCAGGGTTCCCGCCGTTCGAGTTCAAAGACGAATCCGGCGAGTTGGTCGGCTTCGACATCGACCTGCTGGAGGCGGTCGTCGAAGAGACCGACTACACGCTCGGCGACTGGCAGGAGTTCGAGTTCGACTCGCTCATCCCGGCGCTGCAGAACGACCGCATCGACGTCATCGCCGCCGCGATGACCATCACCGAGGACCGCCAACAGACCATCGCGTTCTCGGACCCCTACTACAACGCTGACCAGGCGATTCTGGTCGCCGGAGGAGGCGACTTCAATCCGCAGTCGCTCGACGACCTCGCCGGGCAGACCGTCGGTGCCCAAGAGGGGACGACCGGCGCGGGCGTCATCGAGAACGAGCTCGTCGCCGACGGCGACATCCAACAGTCGAACTTCCGCACCTACGGCAACTACGTTCTCGCCGTCCAGGACCTCGAAAACGGCAACGTCGACGCGTTGGTCATCGACCAGCCGGTCGCGCAGACGTTCGCCGACCAGCGCAACGTCGAAATCGCGTTCGTTTACGAAACGGGCGAGCGCTACGGCTTCGGTCTCCGCCAGAACGAGAGCGACGTGCAGTCGGCGCTCAACGAAGGACTGCAGGCGGTCCGCGACAGCGGCCGGTACGAGGAGATTCGCAACGAGTGGTTCGGCGGCTCCGGCGAGGGGGCGTCGGGCAACGAGTCGACCGGAAACGACTCCTCCGGCAACGCCACGGGCACCAGCTCGAACTCGTCCGCAGTCGGGGAGTAA
- a CDS encoding amino acid ABC transporter permease — MDPTVVAQATGDWAFVLDNAPYLLVGAVLTVVLTVVSMLLGFLVGFPAGIVEVYGGRVSRFVVEVVGIVLRGTPIVVILIFMYFVFSTPSLTLGLFDMSVTLSDAFIAGALGLGLRSAAYQSQIFRGAIQSVDEGQLEAARSVGMSKFAAIRHVVVPQALRRSIPGFQNEVTIVLKDTSVVFAIGLAELLTRSYDLFVRQTTAVLEVVLFVSAIYFVLTFVTNRGLDFVGSYYEIPSGEQA; from the coding sequence ATGGACCCGACAGTCGTCGCACAGGCCACGGGCGACTGGGCGTTCGTCCTCGACAACGCCCCGTATCTTCTGGTCGGTGCAGTGCTGACGGTGGTTCTCACCGTCGTCAGCATGCTTCTCGGCTTTCTCGTCGGGTTCCCCGCGGGTATCGTGGAGGTGTACGGCGGCCGGGTGAGCCGGTTCGTCGTCGAAGTCGTCGGCATCGTCCTTCGAGGCACGCCCATCGTCGTCATCCTCATCTTCATGTACTTCGTCTTCTCGACGCCGAGTCTCACGCTCGGACTGTTCGATATGTCCGTGACGCTCTCGGACGCGTTCATCGCGGGCGCGTTGGGTCTTGGACTGCGCAGCGCGGCATACCAGTCGCAGATTTTCCGCGGCGCGATTCAAAGCGTCGACGAGGGGCAGTTGGAGGCGGCACGCTCGGTCGGGATGAGCAAGTTCGCGGCCATCCGCCACGTCGTCGTTCCGCAGGCGCTTCGACGGTCCATTCCGGGCTTCCAGAACGAAGTGACGATCGTCCTCAAGGACACCAGCGTCGTCTTCGCCATCGGCCTCGCGGAGCTGCTGACGCGGAGCTACGACCTGTTCGTCCGCCAGACGACGGCGGTGTTAGAAGTCGTGCTGTTCGTCAGCGCCATCTACTTCGTGCTGACGTTCGTGACGAATCGGGGACTGGACTTCGTCGGGTCGTACTACGAGATACCGAGCGGTGAGCAGGCGTGA